Proteins from a genomic interval of Brucella melitensis bv. 1 str. 16M:
- a CDS encoding shikimate dehydrogenase family protein yields MITGHTKLYGIVANPIAHVKTPEEVNKHFAALGHDGVLVPFHVLPENLAQFVNSLRKLENLGGLVVTVPHKTAILSLCDRLEGDAAAIGAANVIRRESDGTLVGVMLDGKGFVSGLVASDIDVTGMNACLLGAGGAASAIAFALAEAGVARLTIVNRSEDKARDLAARVSERYPAVQIDAGAPQTASRDLIINATSLGLRAGDPLPLDDLAFHAGQIVAEVIMEPEVTPLLAAARDKGARIHFGRPMLRQQIRLMAEHMGAKANADVQKPTE; encoded by the coding sequence ATGATTACCGGACATACCAAGCTTTACGGCATTGTCGCCAATCCGATTGCCCATGTAAAAACGCCTGAGGAGGTGAACAAGCATTTTGCGGCCTTGGGCCATGACGGCGTGCTGGTTCCTTTTCATGTTCTGCCGGAAAATCTGGCACAGTTCGTCAACAGCCTTCGCAAGCTCGAAAATCTGGGCGGGCTGGTTGTCACCGTGCCACACAAGACGGCAATTCTCTCCCTTTGTGACAGGCTGGAAGGCGATGCCGCCGCTATTGGGGCTGCCAACGTCATCCGGCGCGAGAGTGATGGCACGCTTGTCGGTGTCATGTTGGACGGCAAGGGGTTTGTGAGTGGGCTTGTGGCCAGCGATATTGACGTCACCGGCATGAACGCCTGTCTCCTTGGCGCGGGCGGGGCGGCTTCGGCCATCGCCTTTGCCTTGGCGGAGGCCGGCGTCGCGCGGCTCACCATTGTAAACCGTTCCGAGGACAAAGCTCGCGATCTTGCTGCGCGAGTGAGTGAGCGTTATCCCGCTGTCCAGATCGATGCCGGAGCACCGCAAACGGCAAGCCGCGATCTCATCATCAATGCGACATCGCTGGGTCTTCGGGCTGGTGATCCGCTGCCGCTTGACGATCTTGCCTTCCATGCCGGCCAGATCGTCGCGGAAGTGATCATGGAGCCGGAAGTGACGCCGCTTCTGGCTGCTGCCCGCGACAAGGGTGCGCGCATTCATTTCGGCCGCCCGATGCTGCGCCAGCAAATTCGTCTCATGGCTGAACATATGGGTGCAAAGGCGAACGCCGACGTGCAGAAGCCGACGGAGTAA
- the fabG gene encoding 3-oxoacyl-ACP reductase FabG yields MELTEITPESLRLRPSHKERNVLITGAARGIGRAIAQAFVERSATVGICDLNLADVARTCEELNGLGLGRAVPIACDVSDYDALVAAIDDTGLVFDTVVNNAGISPKHNGVAHKVWEMAPDEWRRVVDVNLTGTFNTIRALTPGMVEARRGWIVNTSSVAGKTYSPIVACHYAATKSAIIGFTKHLAAELGPYSIWVNAMAPGRIATPMVAGVAPEVNAEQVKLTPMARLGQPAEVADVALWLTSTESSFVTGQTVDVAGGLYMA; encoded by the coding sequence ATGGAACTGACTGAAATTACCCCCGAATCCCTTCGCTTGCGTCCCTCGCATAAGGAGCGCAATGTTCTGATAACGGGTGCGGCGCGCGGTATTGGCCGGGCGATAGCGCAAGCTTTTGTGGAGCGGAGCGCCACAGTCGGCATCTGCGATCTCAATCTTGCCGATGTGGCGCGCACCTGCGAGGAGTTGAACGGATTGGGGCTTGGTCGCGCGGTGCCGATTGCCTGCGATGTATCGGACTATGACGCGCTGGTGGCTGCTATCGACGATACCGGACTTGTTTTCGATACCGTCGTCAACAATGCCGGCATTTCTCCGAAACATAATGGCGTGGCGCATAAGGTCTGGGAGATGGCGCCGGATGAATGGCGGCGGGTCGTCGATGTCAACCTGACCGGTACCTTCAACACCATTCGCGCGCTAACGCCTGGAATGGTCGAGGCGCGCCGCGGCTGGATCGTCAACACGTCTTCCGTAGCAGGCAAGACTTATTCGCCCATCGTTGCCTGTCATTATGCGGCAACGAAATCTGCGATCATAGGTTTCACAAAGCATCTGGCGGCAGAACTTGGACCCTATTCCATCTGGGTGAACGCCATGGCGCCGGGCCGTATTGCCACGCCGATGGTGGCGGGCGTCGCGCCGGAGGTAAATGCCGAGCAGGTAAAACTGACGCCGATGGCGCGTCTGGGCCAGCCTGCTGAAGTGGCTGATGTCGCGCTTTGGCTCACCTCCACTGAATCCAGTTTTGTGACCGGCCAGACCGTCGATGTGGCTGGCGGTCTTTATATGGCCTGA
- a CDS encoding NAD-dependent succinate-semialdehyde dehydrogenase: protein MYPNLTLIVGGEERNKGSAGTLCLTDPADGRELTIAPRAGRAEALQAAAAEKGFAEWSALSALERSKIMRRAADIMRERADAAARIMSMEQGKPLSEARGEWLGSADLLDWFAEEGRRVYGRIVPSRAPNIQIQVLKHPIGPVAAFTPWNFPAWNTMQKVAPALGAGCSVVIKPASDTPGTAWLIGKCLLEAGLPPKAVSVIWGTTSELSDALIKAPEIRKVSLTGSTRVGRIVAAQAGEYLKKVTMELGGHGPVIVAADADLDHLIPLAVQWKFRNCGQVCVSPTRFIVEASIHDEFIRRFSEKARELKVGKGVEEGAQMGPLTSQNQLETVLSMVEDALTKGAKIETGGNRIGDTGNFYEPTILSGMTAEMLAMNEEPFGPLALVMRVHSLDEAIAESNRLPVGLGAYLFTSSMTTAHRVQNHLQAGMLGVNHFALALPETPFGGVRDSGFGSEGGLEGIEAYLTTMTVTTMMV from the coding sequence ATGTATCCCAATCTTACCCTCATTGTAGGTGGCGAGGAACGGAACAAAGGTTCGGCGGGAACATTGTGTCTTACCGATCCCGCGGACGGCCGCGAATTGACAATCGCTCCCCGGGCGGGCCGGGCAGAGGCACTACAGGCGGCGGCGGCGGAGAAGGGATTTGCCGAATGGTCGGCACTTTCGGCGCTCGAACGGTCGAAAATCATGCGCCGGGCCGCAGATATCATGCGCGAACGGGCCGATGCGGCTGCCCGCATCATGTCCATGGAACAGGGCAAACCTCTCTCTGAAGCGCGCGGCGAGTGGCTGGGGTCTGCCGATCTTCTCGACTGGTTTGCTGAGGAAGGTCGCCGGGTCTATGGCCGTATCGTGCCTTCGCGCGCGCCCAATATTCAAATTCAGGTTCTCAAGCATCCGATCGGCCCGGTTGCGGCATTCACACCATGGAACTTCCCGGCATGGAACACGATGCAGAAGGTTGCTCCGGCGCTTGGTGCAGGCTGTTCCGTGGTCATCAAGCCAGCTTCCGATACGCCCGGTACAGCATGGCTGATCGGTAAATGCCTATTGGAAGCGGGGCTTCCGCCCAAAGCGGTTTCCGTTATCTGGGGCACGACCTCGGAACTTTCGGATGCGCTTATCAAGGCGCCTGAAATTCGCAAGGTATCGCTCACCGGTTCAACGCGGGTGGGCCGTATCGTGGCCGCACAGGCAGGTGAGTATCTGAAGAAAGTGACCATGGAATTGGGCGGCCATGGCCCGGTGATCGTGGCGGCGGATGCTGATCTTGATCATCTGATCCCGCTTGCCGTGCAGTGGAAATTCCGCAATTGCGGGCAGGTCTGCGTTTCGCCGACCCGCTTTATCGTCGAGGCCTCTATTCATGATGAATTCATCCGCCGATTCTCCGAGAAAGCGCGGGAACTGAAAGTTGGCAAGGGCGTGGAAGAGGGCGCCCAGATGGGGCCTCTTACCTCACAGAACCAGCTTGAAACCGTTTTGAGCATGGTTGAGGACGCGCTGACCAAGGGTGCGAAAATCGAAACTGGCGGCAATCGCATTGGTGACACCGGTAATTTCTACGAGCCGACCATTCTGTCAGGCATGACGGCAGAAATGCTGGCCATGAACGAAGAGCCTTTTGGGCCGCTTGCTCTGGTCATGCGCGTTCACTCGCTCGATGAGGCGATTGCGGAAAGCAACCGCCTTCCGGTCGGTCTCGGCGCATATCTGTTCACGTCGAGCATGACGACGGCGCATAGGGTTCAGAACCACTTGCAGGCCGGTATGCTCGGGGTGAACCACTTTGCACTTGCCTTGCCCGAAACCCCGTTCGGCGGCGTGCGCGATTCCGGATTCGGCTCGGAAGGCGGGCTGGAAGGGATTGAGGCTTATCTGACCACGATGACCGTCACGACGATGATGGTCTGA
- a CDS encoding ABC transporter ATP-binding protein has product MTETPLLSVRGLAKHYQTRSATLKILDNVSFDIARGEVVGLVGESGSGKTTIGRSVLRLIEPTAGQIMFDGADVATLSAREMRRQRRRMQYIFQDPFASLSPRMTIGEILMEGLNIQGIGTKAERLERARKALEQVELPPDTINRYAHEFSGGQRQRIGIARALTLEPDFIVADEPVSALDVSIQAQVVNLLRDLQQRLGLTMLFISHDLAVVEYICDRVIVLYLGRIMEIASSEDLYARPQHPYTRALLSAIPSPDPDARTERQILRGDIPSPANPPSGCVFRTRCPMAIDACATTVPQLREVRPGHFKACIRDNI; this is encoded by the coding sequence ATGACTGAAACACCCCTCCTATCTGTGCGTGGCCTTGCCAAACACTATCAGACCCGCAGCGCCACGCTGAAAATTCTGGACAATGTTTCCTTCGACATCGCCCGTGGCGAAGTGGTCGGGCTGGTGGGTGAATCCGGCAGCGGCAAGACAACGATCGGCCGCTCTGTCCTGCGCCTGATCGAGCCGACCGCAGGCCAGATCATGTTCGACGGGGCCGATGTTGCAACCCTTTCGGCACGTGAAATGCGCCGCCAGCGGCGGCGGATGCAATATATATTTCAGGATCCGTTCGCCTCGCTTTCGCCGCGCATGACGATTGGCGAAATCCTTATGGAAGGCCTCAATATCCAAGGCATCGGCACGAAGGCCGAACGGCTGGAACGGGCACGCAAAGCACTGGAACAGGTGGAACTGCCGCCAGACACCATCAATCGCTACGCCCATGAATTTTCCGGCGGGCAGCGCCAGCGCATTGGCATTGCCCGCGCGCTCACGCTGGAACCGGATTTCATCGTGGCCGACGAGCCGGTTTCCGCGCTCGATGTTTCCATTCAGGCGCAGGTGGTAAACCTTCTGCGCGATCTCCAGCAGCGGCTTGGCCTGACCATGCTGTTCATTTCGCACGATCTGGCGGTGGTCGAATATATTTGTGACCGCGTGATCGTGCTCTATCTTGGCCGCATCATGGAAATCGCAAGCAGCGAAGACCTTTATGCCCGCCCGCAGCATCCCTATACACGGGCGCTGCTTTCCGCCATCCCCTCCCCCGACCCGGACGCCAGAACGGAACGACAGATCCTGCGCGGCGACATTCCAAGCCCCGCCAACCCGCCAAGCGGCTGTGTTTTCCGCACCCGCTGCCCCATGGCCATTGACGCCTGCGCCACAACCGTTCCGCAATTGCGCGAAGTCAGGCCCGGACATTTCAAGGCCTGCATTCGCGACAATATATAA
- a CDS encoding GMC family oxidoreductase: MAYALPQDACFDFIIVGGGTAGCILAEALTRSGRNRVLLCEAGGEARSPWIRIPAGFYKLLVNRRYNWGFWSEEEAATNFRRIAIPRGKGLGGSTLINGMIYVRGQPQDYEGWRERGATGWGWDDVLPYFKAIERWTLPDPDGLRGRSGPLPVNEVVEKTPIGDAFIAAAVAQGQCFNPDYNGRRQDGVGWYQVNQAGGERYSADRAWLEQARKRPNLTVLTGARVMRILLEGRKAAGVALRHKGSEQTVYGAEVILAAGAVQTPQLLELSGIGDPVRLQGIGIEPIHALPGVGENYLDHFCTRMNWRVSQPITLNELTRGPRLVGEVLKYVLKRRGVLTYGTGLNHAFLRSRPELDRPDVQFFFMHASYANAAERKLHRFPGMTLGVTQLRPRSCGSIHAISPDLSVQPAIAPNFLDHEEDRRVMVDGMKLARDIIEQKPMDAFRVAELSPGSNCNSDEDWLSFARANGQTIYHAAGTCRMGVDPLAVVDPSLCVHGIAGLRVIDASVMPEMVSGNTQAAVMMLAAKAADIVLEDKGQAPAGR; the protein is encoded by the coding sequence ATGGCATACGCTCTTCCGCAGGATGCCTGTTTTGACTTCATTATTGTGGGTGGCGGTACGGCGGGGTGTATCCTCGCTGAAGCCCTGACCCGTTCCGGGCGCAACAGGGTTCTGCTTTGTGAAGCCGGCGGCGAAGCGCGATCACCGTGGATCCGCATTCCGGCGGGTTTCTACAAACTTCTGGTTAACAGGCGCTACAATTGGGGGTTCTGGAGCGAGGAAGAGGCTGCGACGAATTTCCGTCGTATTGCCATCCCGCGTGGCAAGGGCCTTGGCGGTTCGACGCTCATCAACGGCATGATCTATGTCCGTGGGCAACCACAGGATTATGAAGGCTGGCGGGAACGAGGTGCAACGGGCTGGGGCTGGGATGACGTCCTGCCCTATTTCAAGGCCATAGAACGCTGGACCTTGCCTGATCCTGACGGGCTGCGCGGGCGCTCCGGCCCGCTTCCCGTTAACGAGGTGGTGGAGAAAACTCCGATAGGCGATGCATTTATAGCCGCTGCTGTGGCGCAGGGGCAGTGCTTCAATCCTGATTATAACGGTCGGCGGCAAGACGGAGTGGGCTGGTATCAGGTAAACCAGGCAGGCGGCGAGCGCTATTCGGCAGATCGCGCATGGCTGGAGCAGGCCCGCAAACGACCTAACCTCACGGTTCTTACCGGCGCGCGCGTCATGCGTATCCTGCTGGAAGGCAGGAAAGCTGCCGGTGTTGCGCTTCGCCATAAGGGAAGCGAGCAGACCGTATATGGGGCGGAAGTTATCCTTGCGGCGGGGGCGGTGCAGACACCGCAGCTTCTGGAGCTTTCGGGTATCGGCGATCCGGTGCGCCTGCAAGGAATTGGTATCGAACCGATTCACGCCTTGCCGGGTGTGGGCGAAAATTATCTTGACCATTTCTGCACACGCATGAACTGGCGTGTATCACAGCCGATTACACTAAACGAATTGACACGCGGGCCCCGTCTCGTCGGAGAAGTTCTGAAATATGTGCTTAAGAGGCGTGGAGTACTGACCTATGGCACCGGCCTGAACCATGCGTTTCTGCGCTCCCGGCCGGAGCTTGACCGGCCCGATGTGCAGTTTTTCTTCATGCACGCGAGCTATGCCAATGCGGCCGAGCGTAAATTGCATCGCTTCCCCGGCATGACGCTGGGCGTGACGCAATTACGTCCGCGGTCGTGCGGTTCCATCCATGCCATCTCGCCGGATTTGAGCGTACAGCCAGCAATCGCTCCGAATTTTCTCGATCACGAGGAAGACCGTCGCGTGATGGTCGATGGGATGAAGCTTGCGCGGGATATTATCGAGCAAAAGCCGATGGATGCCTTCCGTGTTGCGGAACTCAGTCCGGGCTCGAATTGCAACAGCGACGAGGACTGGCTGTCCTTCGCGCGAGCCAATGGCCAGACGATTTATCACGCCGCCGGAACCTGCCGCATGGGCGTCGATCCATTGGCAGTGGTTGATCCTTCATTGTGCGTCCACGGTATTGCCGGACTGCGCGTGATCGATGCATCCGTCATGCCTGAAATGGTTTCCGGCAACACGCAGGCTGCAGTCATGATGCTGGCCGCCAAAGCTGCGGATATTGTTCTGGAAGATAAGGGACAGGCGCCCGCAGGGCGCTGA
- a CDS encoding ABC transporter substrate-binding protein has protein sequence MEKHLIALSVAALLAGAAPASADIKMGSLYPFSGPLALLGDESARGLEIAVEEINAKGGVQGEKIVLVRGDAVDNNQAIGEARRLISVENVAGIFGSFSSGRAVAASQVSELAGLPYFELGAVADEITDRGLENVYRANPYARDFAQMIVEMLQKKIAPKLGRDSKDLKIAVIYEDSSYGTSVAKHEETFLKEAGLNMVLSQSYPGNTVDMSSLVLDLKSAGADVVLQTSYQSDSVLFLQQANEGGYKPSAIVGAGGGYSLQPTADAVGHDVIEAAYDVDFTQFAVNTSFTPGLEEFVEAYKKKYGETPRSGHSLTNYVGAKVILEALNKVKGFDAAAVKQALSAVDIEAGKNAMGYGFKFDQNNQNERASMMGMQWQDGKLVTVYPDAAAISEIRLPQ, from the coding sequence TTGGAAAAACATCTTATCGCATTATCTGTTGCAGCCTTGCTGGCAGGCGCCGCGCCTGCCTCGGCGGATATCAAGATGGGGTCGCTTTACCCGTTCAGCGGTCCGCTGGCGCTTCTGGGAGATGAAAGCGCGCGCGGTCTTGAAATAGCCGTGGAAGAGATCAACGCCAAGGGTGGCGTACAGGGCGAAAAAATCGTTCTGGTGCGAGGCGACGCGGTTGATAACAATCAGGCGATCGGTGAAGCGCGTCGCCTGATCTCCGTTGAGAATGTTGCCGGGATTTTCGGGTCATTTTCATCCGGTCGTGCGGTTGCCGCCAGCCAGGTGAGCGAACTGGCGGGCCTGCCTTATTTCGAGCTAGGGGCGGTGGCCGACGAGATCACCGATCGGGGACTGGAAAACGTCTACCGCGCCAATCCCTATGCCCGTGATTTTGCGCAGATGATTGTGGAGATGCTCCAGAAGAAGATCGCGCCAAAGCTGGGCAGGGATTCGAAAGACCTCAAGATCGCGGTCATCTATGAGGATTCGAGCTATGGCACCTCCGTCGCCAAGCATGAGGAGACTTTCCTGAAGGAAGCTGGCCTCAACATGGTGCTGTCGCAATCCTATCCGGGCAACACCGTCGATATGTCGTCTCTGGTTCTCGACCTGAAGAGCGCCGGTGCGGATGTGGTTCTGCAAACCTCCTATCAAAGCGATTCAGTCCTGTTTCTGCAGCAGGCTAATGAAGGTGGCTATAAGCCATCCGCAATCGTCGGTGCCGGCGGTGGATATTCGCTTCAGCCGACTGCCGATGCCGTGGGGCATGATGTGATTGAAGCAGCCTATGATGTCGATTTCACGCAATTCGCCGTCAATACGAGCTTTACGCCCGGCCTTGAGGAGTTTGTCGAAGCCTACAAGAAAAAATATGGTGAAACACCGCGTTCAGGCCATTCGCTTACCAATTATGTCGGTGCGAAAGTCATTCTCGAAGCCTTGAACAAGGTTAAGGGATTTGATGCGGCTGCGGTCAAGCAGGCCTTGAGCGCAGTCGATATTGAAGCGGGCAAGAATGCGATGGGTTACGGGTTCAAGTTTGACCAGAACAACCAGAATGAGCGTGCATCCATGATGGGGATGCAATGGCAGGATGGCAAACTGGTCACTGTCTACCCGGACGCCGCCGCCATATCGGAAATCCGGTTGCCGCAGTAA
- a CDS encoding Gfo/Idh/MocA family protein, whose translation MKLVFFGVGHWHSGMHAQAAEAAGAEIVAAWDNEPEKAAAFVAQFGGMVSPTIEEALALKPDLAVVMGRPAEMAALARRLILEGVPMLIEKPVGVSGAMMKPLVDLAEQRNAFVSVALPYCFSPLLAEADALRDTNRLGAISHSHFRLINGPPQRYVNDGVAWVLDASISGGGALRNLGIHGINGFVNLCGGQEITVESVSFGRQLFDTSVEDYALVVLRAADGTIGVVEAGYTFASMTQGIFEWRVDARNASLTDHGPCLSVLTLDDGKMRERPAMPVVDRYDDIMVNTISRLCNGGKPAVTLRDLWRAMDLIDRCYALSAKRSAPLCLA comes from the coding sequence ATGAAACTCGTATTCTTCGGGGTTGGCCATTGGCATTCGGGGATGCACGCGCAGGCGGCAGAAGCTGCGGGCGCTGAGATCGTGGCCGCCTGGGACAATGAGCCGGAAAAGGCTGCGGCTTTTGTTGCGCAGTTCGGCGGAATGGTGTCGCCAACCATTGAAGAAGCTTTGGCTCTCAAGCCAGACCTTGCCGTGGTCATGGGACGGCCTGCGGAGATGGCGGCGTTGGCCCGGCGCCTTATTCTCGAAGGTGTGCCCATGTTGATCGAAAAGCCGGTCGGCGTTTCGGGCGCAATGATGAAACCGCTTGTCGATCTGGCCGAACAGCGCAATGCCTTTGTCTCTGTCGCGCTGCCCTATTGTTTCAGCCCTCTTTTGGCGGAAGCCGATGCGTTGCGCGATACAAACCGGCTTGGCGCAATCTCGCATTCGCATTTCCGGCTTATAAATGGCCCACCCCAGCGTTACGTGAACGATGGCGTCGCCTGGGTGCTGGATGCCAGCATCAGCGGTGGTGGCGCGCTGCGCAATCTCGGCATCCATGGCATCAATGGCTTTGTCAATTTATGTGGCGGCCAGGAGATAACGGTCGAAAGCGTATCCTTTGGCCGTCAGCTCTTTGATACGTCGGTTGAAGATTATGCTTTGGTCGTGCTGCGGGCGGCGGATGGAACAATTGGCGTCGTGGAAGCGGGCTATACATTCGCATCGATGACGCAGGGCATTTTTGAATGGCGTGTCGATGCCCGAAATGCCAGCCTGACGGATCATGGTCCTTGCCTGAGCGTTCTCACGCTGGATGACGGTAAAATGCGTGAACGCCCGGCTATGCCGGTGGTGGACCGCTATGACGACATAATGGTCAATACGATCAGCCGCCTTTGCAATGGGGGCAAACCTGCCGTCACATTGCGCGATCTATGGCGCGCAATGGATTTGATAGATCGTTGTTATGCCCTCTCCGCGAAAAGGAGTGCACCGCTATGCTTGGCGTAG
- a CDS encoding ABC transporter ATP-binding protein yields the protein MLTLEHVDAGYGRTTILQDVSLEVKEGEIVTIVGANGAGKTTTLRTIVGQIQPRAGKITFLGEDITHLPAHEVVDRGIILIPEGRQLFPDMTVRENLQMGTYRRAARAAQESRMEEVLELFPRVRERLDQTASSLSGGEQQMVAIARGMMANPRILMFDEPSLGLAPIVVSQVFDVVRKIAATGTTVLIVEQNVFTTLKVANRGYVLENGRVVLADSSEALLNNDHVRRAYLGI from the coding sequence ATGCTCACGCTTGAACATGTCGATGCGGGTTATGGTCGGACCACAATCCTTCAGGATGTCAGCCTTGAAGTAAAGGAAGGCGAGATCGTCACCATTGTTGGCGCGAACGGCGCCGGCAAGACCACGACGCTGCGCACTATTGTTGGCCAGATACAGCCACGCGCTGGCAAGATAACTTTTCTCGGCGAGGATATTACCCATCTTCCAGCCCATGAGGTCGTAGACAGGGGCATCATCCTTATTCCGGAAGGGCGCCAGCTCTTTCCCGACATGACGGTGCGGGAAAATCTCCAGATGGGAACCTATCGCCGCGCAGCCCGCGCCGCGCAGGAAAGCCGGATGGAGGAGGTGCTGGAGCTGTTTCCCCGCGTGCGTGAGCGTCTGGACCAGACGGCGTCGTCGCTTTCCGGCGGCGAACAGCAGATGGTGGCGATCGCGCGCGGCATGATGGCCAATCCACGCATATTGATGTTTGACGAACCATCGCTGGGCCTTGCTCCCATTGTGGTTTCACAAGTCTTCGACGTCGTGCGGAAGATAGCAGCCACCGGAACGACAGTTCTTATCGTCGAGCAGAATGTCTTTACGACGCTGAAAGTCGCGAACCGTGGCTATGTACTTGAAAATGGGCGGGTTGTTCTGGCCGACAGTTCGGAAGCACTTTTGAACAACGATCATGTGCGCCGTGCTTATCTGGGAATTTGA
- a CDS encoding zinc-dependent alcohol dehydrogenase family protein has product MKFKAAVLDRHGVERPYNQTKPLVIREVELREPKADEVLVKLAASGLCHSDLSVINGDRSRQIPMVLGHEAAGVVEKIGEGVTDLVPGDHVVCVFVPNCGHCQPCAEGRPALCEPGAAANGKGEMLSGGLRLFCDDGDVYHHCGVSAYAEYAVMSRYSIIRIEKDIPLHIAALMGCAVLTGTGSIFNTGLVKPGSRVAIAGLGGVGLAAVMGAVAAGATEIIALDMFDDKLALAEQLGATKTFNVQSEGVVEAVKEYTKGGVDAAFEYAGSGAALAMCYALTKRGGEVVTAGLPNPKNMLSIPAVSLVAEEKSIRGSYLGSGVPTRDIPLFLDLYRKGKLPVEKLLTHRIKLEEINEGFERLAAGKAIRQVVEFN; this is encoded by the coding sequence ATGAAATTCAAAGCCGCTGTTCTTGACCGCCATGGTGTCGAACGCCCCTACAACCAGACCAAACCGCTTGTCATTCGTGAAGTCGAGCTTCGCGAACCCAAAGCCGATGAAGTTCTCGTCAAACTCGCCGCTTCGGGCCTGTGCCATTCCGACCTTTCGGTTATCAATGGCGATCGTTCGCGCCAGATCCCCATGGTTCTGGGGCATGAAGCTGCCGGTGTAGTGGAAAAGATTGGTGAGGGTGTCACCGATCTGGTTCCCGGCGACCATGTTGTTTGCGTTTTCGTGCCCAATTGCGGCCATTGCCAACCCTGCGCCGAGGGGCGGCCCGCCCTGTGCGAGCCGGGCGCTGCGGCAAACGGCAAGGGCGAAATGCTTTCCGGCGGGCTTCGTCTCTTTTGTGATGATGGCGATGTCTATCATCATTGCGGCGTTTCAGCTTATGCGGAATATGCGGTGATGTCGCGTTATTCGATAATCCGTATCGAAAAGGATATTCCGCTTCATATTGCAGCCCTGATGGGCTGTGCGGTGCTGACCGGGACCGGCTCGATTTTCAATACCGGTCTGGTGAAGCCTGGCAGCAGGGTTGCCATCGCCGGCCTTGGCGGTGTCGGCCTTGCGGCGGTGATGGGCGCCGTGGCCGCAGGCGCGACAGAGATTATCGCCCTCGACATGTTCGATGACAAGCTGGCGCTTGCCGAACAGCTTGGGGCCACCAAAACCTTCAATGTCCAGTCTGAAGGCGTTGTCGAGGCGGTCAAGGAATATACGAAGGGCGGCGTCGATGCGGCTTTTGAATATGCCGGTTCGGGTGCGGCACTTGCCATGTGCTATGCCCTGACGAAGCGCGGCGGCGAAGTGGTCACGGCTGGCCTTCCGAACCCGAAGAACATGCTTTCCATTCCTGCTGTCAGCCTTGTGGCGGAAGAAAAATCCATTCGCGGCAGCTATCTTGGTTCCGGTGTGCCGACGCGGGATATTCCTCTGTTTCTTGATCTTTATCGCAAAGGCAAATTGCCTGTCGAAAAGCTTCTCACCCATCGTATCAAGCTTGAAGAAATTAACGAGGGTTTTGAGCGCCTTGCTGCTGGAAAAGCAATCCGGCAGGTCGTTGAATTCAATTGA
- a CDS encoding Gfo/Idh/MocA family protein, whose product MLGVGIIGAGHFGAAHAKVLQSVPNARLVAACRNDTQGLGAFIEAFGGAGYLDYRDLLSDPNVDAVVIALPHHLHTDVAIACAEAGKHIMIEKPMAPTVAECRDILAAAQKAGVTLMPGHTMRFTLPFMAAKRITDEGELGNMRYGSSRMIKLWMEGNRRDWHLDPATGGGMLFTAGIHALDRLVAFSGCRATHVSAIAATSFHHQKADDMALLLLRFGDQAAGQVASIGYRDGAFISGDELVFDNGVLTVDFFNGVTLGRGLKWQPVENSIEPAVSEQGLIRQWNAFVHAVETGTTPPVTGEDGLHVVACIEAAFKASRERREVAVEA is encoded by the coding sequence ATGCTTGGCGTAGGTATCATCGGTGCGGGCCATTTTGGTGCTGCCCATGCAAAAGTACTCCAGTCGGTTCCGAATGCAAGGCTGGTTGCCGCCTGCCGCAACGATACGCAAGGCCTCGGCGCCTTCATTGAAGCTTTCGGCGGCGCGGGCTATCTCGATTATCGCGATTTATTGTCCGATCCCAATGTCGATGCGGTGGTGATTGCGCTGCCGCACCACCTGCACACCGATGTCGCCATTGCCTGTGCTGAGGCGGGCAAGCATATCATGATAGAAAAGCCCATGGCGCCGACCGTTGCGGAGTGCCGCGACATTCTTGCTGCCGCGCAAAAGGCAGGCGTCACGCTCATGCCTGGCCATACGATGCGCTTCACCTTGCCTTTCATGGCTGCAAAGCGGATCACGGACGAAGGAGAGCTTGGCAATATGCGCTATGGGTCAAGCCGCATGATCAAGCTGTGGATGGAGGGAAACCGCCGTGACTGGCATCTTGATCCGGCAACTGGCGGCGGAATGCTGTTCACAGCCGGTATTCATGCACTTGACCGGCTGGTCGCTTTTTCCGGCTGCCGCGCCACGCATGTCAGCGCCATCGCGGCCACGTCATTCCACCACCAAAAGGCTGATGACATGGCTTTGCTCCTCCTCCGTTTCGGGGATCAAGCCGCCGGTCAGGTCGCCAGTATCGGCTATCGTGATGGCGCTTTTATTTCCGGTGATGAACTGGTCTTCGACAATGGCGTGCTGACGGTGGATTTCTTCAATGGCGTTACATTGGGGCGCGGCCTCAAATGGCAACCTGTCGAGAACTCGATCGAACCGGCGGTATCCGAACAAGGCCTTATCCGCCAGTGGAACGCTTTCGTCCATGCGGTCGAAACGGGCACCACGCCTCCCGTGACGGGTGAGGACGGCCTTCATGTGGTGGCTTGTATCGAAGCCGCTTTCAAAGCTTCGCGTGAACGCCGGGAAGTGGCGGTCGAGGCATAA